TGCATGGATTATGACCCTAATCCTCAAGGCTTGGTGGTTTTCTATAATTACTTCCTTGACTTGCTCTCAGGAACGGTGAGAAACTGCAGCATCGCAGTGACATACGAGACATGCAGAACATGTAGCAAAACAGATAATAGTGTTTTTAACGACTCAACATTATGATTCTTTACATCTTTGGCATTTTATAAATGTTAAAAGTCTCCAACACAAAGCTGTAGCCAGGACGTTAGAAACACTGAGGTCATGAGTTCTACACGTGGCATATTTGGATAATACTGTTTGATCCTTTCTAGATGCTTACACAGCGTCTTAACGTCTCATTTCTCTCCAacagttagatgagaagactgatactGTTCTCAAACATTAGAGGAATATCAGTTTTCTCAtccaactcttggcaagaaagtgaaGGAACATATAatccaaaaatgtaaaacaccTGCTTTAAAACAAAGTCGATGTGTGTCGATGTGAAGTTTGGTTCAGATTGGACCGTGTATGCTGGAGTTGCAAatgacttcctgtttagtggtgaaacactgacatttgacACCTCGTCAAGGTGACACGGTTCAATGGAAATTCAAGCTTTAAGCAACTTTTGGTGTCTAAGGTCTTTAGATGGTACAAACAAAATTGGACGTCAATCGGATTAAATTTGTAGGTGGAGTTCGTTAAAgtatgacccctggaaatggccaaaaaatgcACAGTAGTGGCAGAGTAAATTCAAAAtagctgacttcctgttgggtttaggctaTCACTCCAAGAGACGTTTTTGTATGTCTTGGGACATTACATGTGCCTTCCAATTTTCGTACATGTAGGTGAAACCAGCTTTTGGGGCTCTTTTATAGAAGATTTGTAAGAGGCGCTactgagccttttttttttttgcacctgaGCGTGAGACCCCTAAAATACCACATTTTTCACCAGTTGTGatatgtgtgcaaagtttcatgacttTTCGAGAACCTTTAGGtcctcaaaaaatatttttgcttaaactttacaatataaaacacttctgcTAATGAGTATCTCACCGTGCATGCCGTGAACAAAACTGGATGCAAACAACCCTCCATATTCCCCACAGTAGACGTGACCTCAGTGTCCTCAATAGTAGCTACAGCTCTGCTTCAGCACTCTGCTCCTGTAGTCTCTGCTGTTGAAGGTAAATTTAAACACATGCCATAAACATTTGGTGCATTTGACATCTTCTTCTCTTTGTTCAGggcttcatggagtattcatatCTGTTTTACGGCTACTACAACAACACGATGGTGGAGGACAGTAACTTCTCCTACAACATCCCCCTGGCCTACCTCTTCACTGCTGTCTTCTACTTCATCTTCTGTCTCATTTGTATCATTGCACGGTCAGTCAAACATGTTCAGTGTTCATAATCCAGatgcagcctgtgtgtgtgtgtgtgtgtgtgtgtgtgtgtgtgtgtgtgtgtgtgtgtgtctatgtgtgtacTCAGCTGTCTCAGTACACTGAGTGACATTTAAAAGCCAGAGTGGATAGTTCAGTCACCTTGACCTGCATCTGTTTCCTCTTCCCTGACTTGCTGGCTGCTTCCCGAGCAGCTTGGGGACTGCAGCTCGAGTTGCCGTGGCAACGGGAGGCAGCGCTTTAGGCAACTACAGCATGATAGTGTTCACCAGCTGGGACTACGGTTGCCTGGGTGATCGAGCTACCAAGCTGAAGCAGAAGAACATCCACTACCGGCTACAGGTCAGAGGGGATCTGTCCCACTTAGCGGGATGGAGGATGgtcttttctctctgcagcacaGCACAGTTTTACATAATCGTTCCCTGCATGCTTTAGGATGAACCCTGTCTgcctgttttctctctgtctgtcaggtggatctggaggaggagagaataAAGAAAAGGGCAGCCGCCCTGACTTTGTGTCAAAAAGTAGTTTTATACTCTCTACGTGTCttcatgtgttttgtgtcattcGGGCTCATTATCGCAGCGTTCTATGGCATCTTCATGGCCACCGTCTTCAGCCAGGTAAATGATGGAAAAGGAAAGTGATAATGGTTATGTCTTAGGTCTGAAAGTCTTTGGTGACCTTTTGGTTCCCATCTCTGATAAATAGGAACAAAGCGGGGAGGATGGGATCCTGGGTTTGATCTTTGAGTATCTACCCTCCATCGTCATCACCACCGGAAACTTCCTGGTGCCGCTGCTGTGTGACCAGATAGCCCTGATAGAGCGATACACCCCCAGCACCACCGTCATAGTGGCACTATTAAGGTTAGCACAGGTGTTTTAGTTCATTTGGGTTTGTAAATTATAAAATACCACAAGAAATTTGGCGGCgcagtgcagtggttagcattatcGCCTCACatcaagagggttcctggttcgaacctggGCCTATTACAAATTCTTTTTCTTCATAtgtacacacattttcatgtaCACATATGTTTCCCCAGTTGCATGCTGGGGAAATACTTTGCAGGACTGTCAGTTACTGTTCATAAACATGTTTGCCTGTAAAGGTGAGGGTAAAAGGTAAGAGCCAACCGCACATTCACTGTCGTTTTGCATTTTGCCTCTCTATATTTGcatttctcatttattttttgggtgCTGTGTCTCTGTAATGCctgctgtttacagtctggcacctggtcgctacctttttatgaagcacagacctcacctgagcgctgtggagGAACACGCCCATAGATGTCCCAaacataaaaaattaaacagaaaataagaaaatcaaAGTCTACCAAAGTCTACGATGGTAAAAATAAGGGTTCCTCAAGAAAAAGGTTGGGAAGCACCGATCTAAAATACTAGATGATGTCTCATTTGGGGTTAATCTctaaataaagtatttctgattctgataaatctaaaaaaatataAGTATCAGTATTGCAGTTGTTTTGATAATGATTAATCATTTCTCCTCCACATACAGGGCAGTGTTCCTTCGTCTGGTGAGTCTGGGTGTCCTCCTCTTCACCCTGTGGGGTCAGATCACCTGCGAGGGCGACACAAGTAGCGCAGACTGTTACAAGTGCCAGTACAACAATAAAGTCTACCCGGTAATTATGAGTGCATGAGACTTACTTTAAAAGATGCTTCTCTTTCACAGACAGGATCGAAGGAGTCTCCAAGCTGTGAGCAGAACTGCTCAGGACAGGGATAGAGAGGGATTGAGATAACAAACACACCACAGTTAGGAGAGGATTTGTTTTTCTAATCTAACTTTGCTGTTACggctgtgtttacatgagcaGAGTTTGCATTTGCATCATTGCAGAGACACAGTAAGCTCTGAGTTAGCCGGAACAATGAGGACtgggaaacagaaacaaacagagtgGCACCTGTGAGTCACCAGAGTACTGAGAGAATAGGAAATGATGCTGCCTGACATATGTTTCCAATCTGTTGCTATCTAACAAAGTCATAACTGACACAATAAAGCATCCTCAGTTTGACAGTTTTTCACTAAACCATGATGGTGGCAATGACGTCTCTTTTGCTGATactcttaaaggtccagttgaATGATTTGGGGGCATGTCACATTCACCAATTCACATGCACAGTCCCACACTGATGGCTGAAgctacctgctactcagtaaccgtTCACTGGGAAGGAGCCGGGGATTAAGCCGACGATCTTTCAATTAATGGATGACCCGCtgtacctctgagccacagttgcCCCTGTATACAATGGGCAGCAAAACATTCACAACTATTAGtttatgatcacctgaaaataagaatagacGGTTTTtgctaccttagaatgagctgtttatatccacatacAGAGCGGGCCCTCatccatggagtccaccatgttgttctatagtagcccagaatggacaaaccaaacagttgCTCTAGACAGGGacattggctgtttgtgtttttacattggCTTCTGTAGTCCTGCAACctcttggcacatgggagaagtttcagttctgcaaaaTCACCACTGCATGTCACTAAAACCTTcccactggacctttaagtaaaatgtatgtatatgtgtaaaaTTTATGACATGGAGTATAATTACAGTTTATGTGTACAATGCTGTGATTAGGAAATAATATCCTAGATTATGAATTTGGGGTAAACAAGGTctatttttaatcatttcaacatttaaatGCTGTAATACAGGTTCatctttttgtctctgtctcatcaTGTAGTGCTGGGAAACTCGTATAGGACAGGAGATGTACAAGCTGACACTGTTTGACCTCCTCATCAACATAGCTGTGCTCGTCCTGGTGGAAATTCCACGCAGGTACACATCGCTGTGTGAACAATGTGTCTGTTAAACACGATGGAGAATGTGCAGACTCTAGTCATGAGTTTGATGACTGTAGACTCGACCTCACAGAAAtaagacttgcaactcaacttggacgttaacaccagtgactcgtgacttcaccTGAAATTATACCCAAGCTAATTTTGTTTGCATACAAAAATTATGCAGTggtcaacaaacaacaaattgtAGTGTGAATAATATGCAGGtaaaaaattacagacagagatGCAACAACTCCCAAATTCATTCGACATTTTAAGTTGcatatccatccattttcatccgcttatctgagGCCGGgtctcgggggcagcaggccaagcaaagcaccccagacgtccctctctccagcaacgctttccagctcctcctgggggaccccaaggtgttcccaggcctgaagagatgtaatccctccagcatgttctgggtctgccctggggcctcctaccagtgggacatgccagGAACACCTTtaacgggaggcacccaggaggcatcctgatcagatgcccgaaccaccttaAGTGACGCCTTTcgacgaaggagcagcggctctattccgagctccttaccctatcatTAAAGCTGGACCCAGCCACGACAcggaggaaactaatttcagcCACTTGCacccgcgatctcattctttcagtcactacccagagctcatgaccattaGTATAGCaagctaatgcttagctaacgttattactctgctgttaaaatggcattacatttgaaGAGGAGCACATTAAGACTTGTTttggactcaaaactcaaagtttaagacctgggacttgacttggaacTTGTGTGCAGACTTGAGACTCACTTGACTATTACTTGATGCTCTGGAGCATTTTACCTAAActttacttgtgacttgcaaaacaatgactttatTGTCAATGACCTCTGGTGTGTAGATCACGTTGAGAGTGACATATGCAGCTGTGTGACtgcactgtgtttttgtgtgtgtgtcaggattGTGGTGGACCACTGGTCCAATAAACTGACCCAGTGGGTGGGTCGGCAGGAGTTCGTAGTTCCTGCCAATGTGCTTGGGCTGGTTTATGGTCAGACTGTGGTTTGGACAGGAGCTCTGTTTTGCCCTCTGCTGCCGCTCATCAACACCATCAAGTTTATCCTCCTCTTCTACTTTAAGAAGGTGAAGATTTCACAgccaacatttcacacaatgtaAGTTTGTTGGTCACCAACACTCTGCTTTGCCACTTTCCTCCTCAGATCACACTCTTCAATAATTGTCGTCCAGCACTGAAGACGTTTcgctccaccacctccaccttctTCTTCCTGGTGGTGCTCCTGTTCGGCTTTGGCCTGGCCGCAGTGGTCATGGTCTACAGTCTTgctgagtgagtgttttttattttaaagctggCTCTGCATATCTGAATCTAAATCATTTAAAGAAGTTTGGCAGGATTAGGTTTGATTTGTGGCGAGACACCCCAGGTGGAAACATAGCCTCTcaaattttgacattttgcgTTTTTtgatttatgtctttttttagaCTATAGgaaagaaaatgtccaaaataaatattatatatattattatattatatataaatatatttcaatataaaaagtcagaaaactTGTAATTTTATGGTTGAATCTATGTGAGAAGTTTTAACCcattcacctgtagtgtcttATTTTTAGTCTAAAACTGTAATTGCTTTTTCATTGCTTCTTTTTAGGCAGCAAgagtgaaaattagtcatctaatatttgttgtgttatagttacagaatgatgaagacaggtTAAGAACAattagatacaaaatacaaccccaaaaagttgggacgctgaggaaaacttaaataaaaacagaatgcaatgatttggaaatcctttttgacctatATTATTAATTGAATACAGCACAAAGACAAGATGTTTAACGTTCAAACAGataaaagtgattgtttttcgTAAATATACACTCCTTCTGATCCCTGCAACACGTTCCAAAAGAGTTTGGACCAGGGCATGTTTACCTCTGTGTtacatcacattttcttttaacaacactcagtaagtgtttgaGAACTGAGGAAAGTGATtgttgaaatttaaaaagtaaaattctTTCCAGTTCTTGCTTGATATATGACTTCGCCATACATTTTCAATGGGAGACAggtattttctgatttatggagTGATAAAAAGAGATATCCCAAATCACTTCTGTAAAAGCCTTTGACTCGAATAAGTTGTGTCACTGTCAGAAACACTGGATATACAAATGTTCTCCATGTTATATCACATTGTTGAAGACCAGTGTTTCCCTCCCTCCACCCAGGATCCATCCTTCTATGGGCTGCGGTCCTTTCCGTTTCTTCCCCAACATGTGGTCGATTGTTCCAACATCTTTCTACGGCCTCTCTAAAGTCACAAAGGAGTTTCTCTTCTTCATTGGCTCCCAGGCATTCTCCATCCCCCTGTTTGTGTTATCCTGGTGAGTGGACTTTCTATCATTATTCTGCTGTAATGTACCTAAAAGTTAATAGAAAATGCAGCCTGTATTTTATCTGCACATTATACAGCCCTTTACTGTCCATTTTACGATTTTACTATTTCATAATAATGTCTCCTTTCTCCCCGGCAGTGTGGTGATGTGTTATTTCATAGCCTTAGCTTCTGTTTATGGGAAAAGTGTTGCCCTGCTAAGAGCTCAACTCAAACTGGTAAGTTATTGGCATTTATATGTACAGTGACTTGTAAAGCAAAGACTTACATGGTGTTGAATTTGGTATTATGTGGGTTAGCCTCCTGATACTCTCATTCAGTTTTACTAATGCAGTGGGGGGTCTCTGGCTTACAGGAGGGCCGTGACAAGCAGTTCTTGGTGAAGCAGATTACGGAGCTGAGTCGACATCAGATACTAGAACATACTGCAGGAGCACAGTACTGAAGATACCGGAGGGACCATGTTAAGAGGTAGTTAGTTAGATAAGGCTGGCTCGGGTTTAGTTTAGTAGAGAGAGATAATTTTTGTTAGGAAGAGctgaaaaaagtaaattaaaaccTGTTCATTATTCACCAAACTAAGCTAGCAGTATATCAGAATCaggtttattgccaagtagcATTTCCTGTGCAAGGAATTTGACTTTTTTGGTGCATATACAGTAAACACtgtaagagaaaataaaagtaatacCAAAGTGAAGACACATGAATACAGTACACTATGGTAAACTATCTGTGTGACAGATCAGAAACTGAGAAAGATACTGACTATGTACAGACTCAGTGATCACAGCCTGGCCACAGAGACTgacagacacaggcagaccTGGCTGCCTAGAGAAGACAGactgtgtcagctctgtcctcagagacaggtggagacagggCTACAATGAAGCACATATGAAGACATCAGGACTAAAATGCAACACCTGCTTGGAGAAAACCGTGTCAGTGCCATAGATGCAGCAACATATGTCAGTGCATGTCACAGCCTAGGagacaaccaacacaacaacatataGTTCATCTCATCACAGATCacactctgcctttttatttactcCTTCACTTAATACGTTTTTTTCTCACTTAAAATGTATGTCTttacatttataataatatattgttGTTACCTGTTTTTGAATTTCCACTGTCTTTAATTGTAattgtgctttggcaacacaaggaatgtcatgccaataaagcatTACAGAATttaaacaatgaaataaaaatatgtaaacataCTAAGCACAATATATCTGTTTTAAAACGAAAGCACTGTAAAGTTTTGTGCAGGAATGTCCAAAATAATGTCCAAGGAAGGTGCACAAGTATAGAGAACATGTGCAGTATACATAGATGATAACAATCCAACAGATTTATAAGAGATGTACGTTAAGACAGATGtagatattttgtttgtgtaacatGTGGTTAAATTATATAAAGCTGTGTATAAATGCCATGCATGCCTCATTTGTGTCTGTCCCTGCTAATATAGACAGCTACAGTATGTCCTTTGTCCttttacataataaaatgtgaGGTGTTATAGCACCCTCCAGTGTCCACAGTTGGTACTGCAAATACGTGTGGCcaatgtttacttcctgtttgtatCAACTGGTTCCTGTGGGGCTGCTGCAGCCTCAAGCAGGAGCGACTCTTACTACAAGTCGGTGACagtatttgcttttatttttattttttacattaaatcgcTGAAATGATAAGTTTGCTGTGGAGGGGCAAGTTAAATGTGTCTGCTCGCTGCGGTGTCATTGAAGTGTAGCGTTAACTTGGACAGTAGCAGActttggctaacgttagcttaactgcTAAAGGGGAAGCAAGCTGACTGTAACAGAAACACCAAAACGGTGgtatttctctttttaaattcTTCATATTTGGACAGCTTTCAATTCAACTCATTCTCCAGATTCCTCTTGCTACAACCGTTTTGGTTTTATGAACAAATTGGGTGTTTTGCCCGTGCACTTTCCCACTTCACTCGAAGCTAGCCCGCTAAGCTAGCTAACTGCTGACCTACAGTATCAACAGTCGTCAAGGCAACAACAATGAACATCCTTCCGAAGAAGAGCTGGCACGTGCGCAACAAGGACAACGTTGCTCGCGTGCGGAGGGACGAGGCCCAGGCGGCTGAGGAGGAGCGCGAGGCCAAGCGTCGCGTGGAGCGTGCAGAGCAGGAGGTGAGCCCGGTGTTGTCACGTTGTTTCCCGGCATGATGCTGATGCTGCAGTGATGCTGAGAGTGATGAGTGGTTCCTACTGTGCTGACCTGCAGAGTGTCACACTGAGCTGTCAGACTGTCTGAGTCCACCTCCAActacacaaaccacacacacagtacacaagATAAGTCAAATTAAGTTTCCTAATCAGTCTTGTAAATGAAAAAAGTTTGCTGGTTCTTATAGTTCCAGAATATCACTTCATATAAGCTTTAAGTATTAAGGATAAAGCATCAAAGCAGTTCACACCAGGGCTGTAATTATTGCTAGATTTCAGATCATTTTCTTGAtcaattaaaggaacagtgtgtaagatttagggcgatttagtggcatctagtggtggggataatggattgcaaccagctgaaacttctcctggttagaattccttcattgttcattgttcaggaggttttaatcgggaactgaattatctgcagagggcTCTTCCTCAGCAAAAGAAATGGAACAGGCAATTGAAACCGgcacaaacactgaataaagcaggtccACGTTACAAACAATATTTCTCGGACGCTATTAgacaggccgctagcccagcacctgatAACGTGTGCCCGCCtcatttctgatccagatgttcaggaggtttttactgagagCCAAATTGTCCACAGCGGTGGCCTCCTCTCAAGAACAAAGCAGGTGATGTAAACcagtataaacactgaataaagcagtttcatgttataaatcagtgcttctcagatgctgtttggcatgtctgaGGCCgactgctagcccagcacctgctaatgtgtacccaacttttttctctgataaattgagatccagatgttcaggaggttcttACCATGAGCAGAATTACCCACAGAGGtatcttcctctccaaaacaaacagctccagtgattaaaaccggcaaaaacacagaacaaagcagttgcatgttacaaatcagtgtttttctgaagcTCTCGTCGGAGAGGGACAGCTTACTACAGTGGCCGACGGGAAAATGTGAGTGGCCCTatatccagagccagtgtttggtttctgCTCTGGGCTTCTGTTAAAACATGATGGTGCAACATTAAGATCTCCATAGAGGAGGATCCGcaccctatgtagatataattctagggtaacaaaaacacaaaaacaattattttcaggtgattatacactaaagaaaacccaattatttatttcatatttgccaatatatcccccgaaatcctatacactggacctttaaaccatCATTTGATctatgaaatgttaaaaagatATTAACAACAATTTTTCAGGgcccaaagtgacatcttcaaattgcttgttttgtctgaccagcagtcagaaacacaaagatattcaatACAGCAAATAAAAGCAGTAAATCCTCACTTTAAGAAGCTGAAAACAGCAGATGTTTTGCATCTTGACTAATTATTTCAGCTCTTAATTCACACTCAGGATTAGCAGTCGTGCTAATATGTGGATTGAATGATTGGTATTTTTAACTTTGACAACTCACACACAGAAAGTTacattttttcttcctctctgccttcaTCGAGGTGAAATCCCTGACAGCAACATTAGACAGCCTCACAGAAGAATACCAAATTAAGACATCCAGATACACGGATGGTCGACAAATTCAAGTggcaaaacaacaaatgcagATGATTATGTTTTATCTGAATCCAGTTGAACACCTGTGGGAGATTTTGGACCAGTGTGTTAGCTGGTACTCCACACAGCCATCAccagaacagaaaaacacatgaagacacaaacacaccacagtttagtttaatatatttatttttttctttaatttgttaCCCATGTGTTTCTTATTTATATTTCTAAAGATGATAATCTGTGTGAGTTTTAAGAAGCACACAGCATAAACAGTTCAACTGAATAAAGATagagcattattattattattttggacGTGACCACTAGACGACCACTGGACTTACAAAATAATCCTTAAAGGACCATAAAGTGTTCCCTTAGGAAATCAGAGCTAACTAATATTACTTTACAGATTTactctgttgctgctgtattGTGAAGTATCTTTGTAAAATACCACAAACAAGGATGAAAGGCTTCATGGTTGAAGCTTTAGTCATAGTAAATAAATAACGAGACTGAAGCAGAAGGAGATTTATGTGGCGTAAGTATGATATGATGCATGATAAAGATGCCTTTATGTTTAGTTTGGAATAACAACTCTTCCTCTCCACAGGCTCGTACAGAATATCTGAGAAGGAAAGCTCGAGCTGCTCTCACTTCAGCAGGAGAAGGGAGGCATGATGACGATGTCGGTGAAGGAAGTGGAGCTCTGGAGCATCTTAATCTTTTTCCCCTGGAGGACTCCTCGGAGAAGAAGGGGAACGAGGAGTAtctcaaagaaaagaaagatgaaaaggTGAcgctgctgcttcctctgtcaCTCTCACATGTCTAAATCATAAAGATGCTTAAAAAGTAGTCATTTATGCTTTaataacatgtaaataaataaaccctgaaacattattttcagttttgacCTTATTCTCTCACAAGATCCACATGGGATTTCCAGAGCTTTCAGCCACATCTTGTCTCCTTCATTAATAGACAGTTTGCTCACTTGTCATGGAGATGGTTTAGTTGTTATTTTCTTGATGTAAGTGTCATTTAACCACTGATCTGACTGATCAACTATATGAGATGTGACTGAAAGCTcgagaaaaaaataagtaagtGGACCTTGTGATAGCAATATTTGTCAAGctgctatttttttcttttacgtCATAAGTATTGTACATGAAAAAGCCTGTGTGGTGTGGGCCTCGTTTCACAAGGGTCTTGAAAGGGCTTAGCCCCTCAGTTGTATGTTTTTTCCTCTCTATTTAAGTTTTATGTAACTATAGAAAAATagccaaaaaaaatattgatagaGATAAATGTGACGGCTGTAAGGGCGCTGTCCATAGTGCTGAAATAGAGCAGAGA
This DNA window, taken from Epinephelus moara isolate mb chromosome 6, YSFRI_EMoa_1.0, whole genome shotgun sequence, encodes the following:
- the tmc4 gene encoding transmembrane channel-like protein 7, coding for MASGPQRQSSIEAYDYAEVTRSDYPSDRRSLRLRRASSRVSNQNYPQFDWSSTPAAEDGEGNSGAPQDLRGIPLPMTLKRAVRQVQQMRVPVVSSRESWKLKKAKSLRKFKDNARGFLNFVTPWSKTLQKIGGNFGGGVQSYFLFLRFLVVLNFVSFLLIAGFVIIPSIVFRSVGTSLVNSTGPEECMDYDPNPQGLVVFYNYFLDLLSGTGFMEYSYLFYGYYNNTMVEDSNFSYNIPLAYLFTAVFYFIFCLICIIARLGTAARVAVATGGSALGNYSMIVFTSWDYGCLGDRATKLKQKNIHYRLQVDLEEERIKKRAAALTLCQKVVLYSLRVFMCFVSFGLIIAAFYGIFMATVFSQEQSGEDGILGLIFEYLPSIVITTGNFLVPLLCDQIALIERYTPSTTVIVALLRAVFLRLVSLGVLLFTLWGQITCEGDTSSADCYKCQYNNKVYPCWETRIGQEMYKLTLFDLLINIAVLVLVEIPRRIVVDHWSNKLTQWVGRQEFVVPANVLGLVYGQTVVWTGALFCPLLPLINTIKFILLFYFKKITLFNNCRPALKTFRSTTSTFFFLVVLLFGFGLAAVVMVYSLAEIHPSMGCGPFRFFPNMWSIVPTSFYGLSKVTKEFLFFIGSQAFSIPLFVLSCVVMCYFIALASVYGKSVALLRAQLKLEGRDKQFLVKQITELSRHQILEHTAGAQY